The Humulus lupulus chromosome 3, drHumLupu1.1, whole genome shotgun sequence genome window below encodes:
- the LOC133821459 gene encoding uncharacterized protein LOC133821459 has translation MGQSLLKFAPGSEQQNIKLVPTIERCYEKHFKTKKDPTVADFYRAVCETVEDINKELGNTQFTIPTAAVVDNAYSNDHQNSGPVTKEQFQTILKKILTTSAGFTGLGGAKDTFIYVFGVPIVTLFLKQSLMPRVIRNEFFIPGVTSATVFVLAKLNKI, from the exons ATGGGCCAATCCCTCCTGAAATTTGCTCCCG GAAGTGAGCAGCAGAACATCAAATTAGTTCCCACCATAGAACGGTGCTATGAAAAGCATTTTAAAACCAAAAAAGACCCTACCGTAGCCGATTTCTATCGAGCTGTTTGCGAAACTGTCGA AGACATCAACAAAGAGCTAGGTAACACACAATTTACGATACCCACTGCTGCTGTAGTCGATAATGCCTACAGTAAC GATCATCAGAATAGTGGACCAGTGACAAAGGAACAGTTTCAAACGATCCTGAAAAAGATATTGACCACAAGCGCAGGATTCACAGGACTTGGAGGAGCTAAGGATACGTTCATCTACGTCTTTGGAGTTCCTATTGTTACTCTGTTTCTTAAGCAGTCTTTGATGCCACGTGTTATTCGTAATGAGTTCTTTATTCCAGGGGTCACTTCTGCCACAGTCTTTGTTCTTGCCAAGCTGAACAAGATTTGA